GGTGAGGCCACCAACAAACCAGACAGCAATGAAGCAGTATATAATGAGAAGATCTGATACATAATCATGTGAGAGTGCTTCCAAAACACCACTCTCGGAAAGATTGATCCAAGAGAACACAAAGACATATAAGCACAAAATGGTTGATGTTGAAATAAACATGAAGAAGTGCCGATAGTTTCGCTGCAACATGTAAGATAATTGTTAGTTCTTGTGAGAAATGAAATGGAGATTGGAGAAGAATTTGCAGTAAAGTTGACTTACTCTTCCAATGCACTGGCCAACCCAAGGGCAGTGATGATCAAATCTCTGGATACAATTGTCACATATAGAACAATGAGAAGTACGAGGGGGTCGATAAAGCAAGCATGTATCACAGAATTTCACTTTCACTGTGTGACCATTAACCATTACATCTTTAGTTCGAGGTAGTTTCAGATGAGGGGTTGAACCATTAATCCACTCCATCGAAGGAGTAGGTATATTAAATGCATCTTCATATTCAGGCGGTGTCGAATTTCTAGGGATAATTCCAGGATCTCTCCCAGAAGTCAATAGGAGGAATAAGAAATCCTGCATATAAGAGTTATCTTACATATCAGTTTTAACTTTGAAAAGCGAAAGGTGTTCTAATCATAAGCTCCTAGGAAAGAATAAAATGTAAAACACAATTCATAGGTTTGATTAGTTTCCGTAATATGACAAACTGGCAAGGGCGTTTACCAGAAAAGTGAGAACTAGACCCCCGACCATTACAGGCCACCAAAAAGAATGACCAGTGGCCTTCTCATTCTTGAATTTAAGATACATCTTAACACAAAATGTAAATGCAGGTGCAGCAATTAGGAACGTCGTAAGAAACAAGGAAGCTACATCAGGACCAAAAACCAGTCTCCCACCACAGAGAAACTTCTGaataaaggaaaggaaaaaaaaaaaaacagaattagTAACAAATAACATGCTTGTCAGTGTTTCAAGACATCTAATCATATCTAAATAATAGAATTTCGCTTATTTCCAATCCAATACAATACAATTCCGTAAAAACTTTCAAATGGTATAGGCATATAAAGCTTAAAAGTCCACAGCCATGACAAAATTCATCTATAGACTATGAGACCACAACAAAAGTGTGTTCCATTGAAGTGACACAGGAACCTCGACAGCTTCATGATATCAAAACATCGGATTTTGCATTCAGGAAATAAGGCAAATGAAACAACAAATACACAAGTTTAACTACCAGATTTTGTAACTTCAAGCATTAACTGACCTTTGTAAATTACTACAAAAACAAATTTAGCATATGTTTGGTTTCACATTAGTCTTTTAATCTTGTGTCATAGATTTTGTAACTTCAAGCATTAACTAACCATTGTAAATTACCAATCATATGCTTAGCATTGAAAGTAAGTATCCAACACACAATCACTCATCAATTATACAATGAAAACAACAACATTGATCTGAAACATCATTACCCtcacaacaagaaaagaaaaaaaaaatcaaaaatcaaaactttcaaACTAAATATAACAGAATCATAGCAAACACAAACAATTCACACAATttacaaaatgaaattttgatgTCATGATAATTAAGAGAACTAATAacagaaacaaaaaaagaacTGACATTGCCTCCTCTCCAAACTTGATAGAGTCTCCTTGGTTTCATATTGTGGGTCCCACCTCCATAAGGAGAAGATCCAGTAGATTGCGGATATCTATTCCCAATCATGGTAACACCACCACACGTGTGTGTGTCACCAAAATTGGCCTCTAACTTTCACAAAACCCATAAAACCCAAATCCAATCAATCTCTCTGACCCAGAATCAAAATCGTCttcaaaatcacaaattttcTTCTGGGGTTCCTAgaattattgttattatatCCTCCTTCaatgcagatgatagaaaaagaaagagagaaagaaagaaagagagagaaagagaaagttTGTTTTTTGGGATCACAGCAATTAAGAAAGAAGCTGTGACACACCAAATCCAAACAGGAAAATTTGTAGGAATTAAGGATCAAAGAAGGACGAGAATCTCCATgtttgtaataataaaaaaaaaaacctcaaagtttacaaattttcttgtttgttgttgtttttctctttctctctctctctcttcaaaaaagtgtgtgtttttctctctctgtCTTCTTTGAGAGACAAAGTGCAGGCTGGCAGCTTAAGGTTGTTCTTGGGCGGATCTTCCAACTCTTCGCGGCTTTTACGCGCCTAATGTTTCTGTCAGAAACTAACAACAAAAATGCTTCAGATTAAtttattggtttttttattatttatttatttataataatgagTTAATATAcaaatgataatttaatttatccATAAAAGGTATTTGTACATAAGTACTGGtacgggaatggattctctcaagtgtgatttacacttgagagaataaagtgtaatctaacaccatctaaattcattttctctaaatttttatatgtttctctctcttgatcaatggtaacaaaccacactttattctctcaagtgtaaattacacttgagagaatccattcccgtaCTGGTACactgttttttttactaagggATCGTTTAATTAAGACAGGTTTGAGTTTATCTTACTATAAGTTTTATTTAgtgaataataaaaaatacatatatgtaaaaagagtttgattttctttactaaaaatgtaaaatgacttTTATAGAAATTTCGTGGATAAGGGGTTATTCGGGATTCAAACTTCGGtctctacatataaaatatgatgtttTACCAAGTTAAGCTCACTAGGAATGTAAAATGAATTTGCATATGTATTTAGTAATTTATccaatatttgtattttattttgtatagttTTCTAAtctataacattttttttgaagaagccaaagtggaatatattaacacaaacagtcttcccagcacaagacgtaccgagatagactacaaaagtttacaatagAGTCAAAGAAAtgcaatcaaaatcaaatcatacaaggcacaaacacaacaatggactagaccaccagctatggtagttcgAAGCTAACGTGATattcgtcgtcttcaaccacctaaaggaGAAAAGTTTGATCTTGTGCAACAAAAGATGAGGTGTGCCCGTTGAGTCTTTGAACAAACGATGATATTCTAATCTATAACATTATTTGtcggtaaaaaaaatattatatgtttatgatgtgaatgaaaaattataatgaaaatctatcattagaaatttgattatattaaaaTGGAGTTTTATTAAATGAGAGATATGTAGGTAGGTCTTAGTCTAAGAGGAGAAAAGAATGAAATTCAATCATCTTTTAAGAGATGAGAGTGTAATTTTCTAATATATTTTGCATAAGAGGGAGGGAAacatatattttaacataattaGGATAGAGTAAGCATATCTCAATAAAGGAAAATGTAATTTACTCTATTGTTTTTATAAACTCATTTTACcataaaatacaatttattcacttatttttcttaaaaggAAAGCAAATATTATCATAAAATATTATCttaaatatatatagatatgGTCCTTTTGAGCTTAGTTTAGTGTGTATAAATATTGCATTATATGTATATAGGTAAAGACTGAAGTTCGAACTTTGAACAtttcatttattcactttaacAATAGAATTTTTAGTCACGAAACTACTTggccaaaaaataaataatgatgaGATAcgatttttaataaatttcatCATTAACTTTAAGGTAGAATTTTTAATCATtagattatttaataaaaaataataaataataaaaaaagacaataatttaatgattaaaaattcTACCTTAGAAAGcaacatttttttaacttatatttgaaaaataggTGATTACCCTTATAATGTGAGCGACTTTTTTTTATCTCTTGTAATGTGaagatttttttgtttacccCCTCATGAAATATGTTGATTTAAGAATCCACATAAATGATGATGTtactagggatgacaatttaACTTATATCAAGCGAGTACCCGCAAAAAATCGTCACAACATGTAGGgtaaaacccgcattttggatACGGACATGAGTATATGtattacccaaaaaaataagtgggtatgggtgcgggtacggataccttagtacccaccctgctccatacccacataatatatatttatttatattatattatataataatatatgcatatcaattttaaaaaatacaacactattaaattattacacatttttaagaaataatgtttatttataacataatgcaAACACAATATGAATAACTGAATATGTCAACAGAGATATAAACTTTAACAGGAGGTTAgtgataattttgtttataatttgcatgagtcaacattaaaatctttaattttttttaaaaatatattaaaatgatatgatattttattgttGATCGATTTATTTGTAGCGAAAATGCGGATAACGGGTACGAGTATCGGTACCTAGGTACCTATAAGATATGAGCACAGCtacaaaggttgttacccacCTAAGTATGGAGATAGGTAcatgtattttttcaaattgcGGAAATGGGGATAGCTACTATAGAATCTTACTCATACCATACTCATTGCCTTGCCACCCCTAGACGTGGTATAGTCAGTGGGGTGTAAACTAAAATTCGTTAACATTATAAGGGTAAAATGATGGAATCTTAAGCCCACCCATTCAATAAAGGAAAATGATTGAGTGCACGACGGCATTTTATCGTCTCAAGCACGACACATGCTGCAATGCGCCTATACACCCAAAAGACTAATGTTTTACATTTGGTAGTTGGCAAATTCTAATACAAACACTGAAGATAAAAAGATATCAGAATTATCATCTACACATCTACACACAATATGATATTCTATTAACAATTAATTTATGCTTCTCAaattttggtccctaaaaatatctcaaattttagttttagtccctaaaagaaatttcaacaaattttgGTCTCTAAAATATTTCTTGTCATAATTTACggttaatttatattttttagccAACTCTTATATGTCAttcgaaattttaattttttttctatgttcatgtttaatatattaaagaaaTCTATCTcgcagaaaaataaattatttaaataagggataaatttaaatatgagttttttagttttttgagcttaaaaattcataaataattaatcttacgttaaacaattataaattttttgtatgagagattcttataatttataaataaaaaaatattttaagtccTATAAGCTTATCTTAGTTGATAGgaacattgtattatatatgctggggccgggttcgaaccctggtcaTTTCGGCTCACACATCcactttaaaagtgaaatttctaatcattagacaatttgaaaaagaaaaaaaaaaccattctcAAATATGAAAGTacctaaaaattaattaaaaaatagtgataaaaaatatttgagggaccaaaattaattttaatacaaaagtgctttactaaaaaaaattaatacaaaagTGTCATGGAAGGACGGTAAGTAACAAAGGCTTTGCAAGTGGCAAATTAAATAAGTGGTGCTCGTGCTATTTAGATGACTGAATCAGTCGTGCTATATAGCATTACTGTTCAATAAAAGGGGTAAAGGACAAAATTTTCACATTTCATAGAGTAATCGAAAAACAAAATACTCCAGGAATAAACTAAAACTGGCTCATATTATAACCGGATAAACACTTATTaacctttttaaatttttgtgttttcGTTTAATGAAATAGTATTATATTTAGGGGCATGTACAAGTATATATGATGATTGTGAATTAAAAAGTTAACAATACACTGCTGTCACATGCAGAATTTTGTGATTGTGCTGCGCATTATCGAGACAGGCATACACGCGCATATATAGTGGTGCGCATCAATATACTTGACTCCAAATTAAGGTATAATTAACCAAGAGATTGCAATAGTAGTAGTACTTAGAGTACTGGAACTTTGATACGGGTCTAATTAGCCTAATATGTAATAATATTTGAGCTTAACTatatatttggtctcttacgtttattttaggttttaattttgtccattatgtttaaaaagtatcaatttggtctcttacgtttttACCGTTTGCATTCGTTAGTCCTTTctgtcaattttgtcacatgtggcaacCAGTTTGCATATGTGGAGAGACATGTGGATACTTGTACACACTGACACGTATattgttcaaacggtgttaatgacaaaactaacggaaatgactaaattgaaaTCTATTGGTGAAGAAGAAATAATAGCTTATAAAGACATGTATAATAGTATGACAATGACTCTTATTTGTTTCAATatataatagtatatttttttttagggaaaaaacaaaaccatgataaattttttaaaattaatatatttttttacgattttttttttttaaaattaatacatttctgatttgtttggttaaaaaagtCCATGGTCTGGTGTATTAAACAACAACTTgtgtattaatttaaaatacaaatgtGTAAGATACTAACTGAAATTAAAAGACAACTGAcgtattaatttaaaatataaatgtgtCAATAATAGAAAGACACTAATTAAAACGTGACAATAATTGGCGTATCAATTAACTTCTGAAAATAATCaacattaaatatattaattaaattccaagataagaaatatgaaaatacaaatctatatatatatatataattcctaaatagttctcctaaccttaatccacttagaccaatcaaattgtttcatttagccacatcatctatttaaatccaattaaatcactctacaatgccacatcattttctaattatattattattattattattattattattattattattattattattattattattattattattattattattattgtcatctctatacttttcatattctacatttatatacttatggctttttaatatacactcactcaagtctttacttagcctttactttttttagcgaatataataacttttgcttactatattataataaggagaatacaaaaatacacactaattaactttgtaactctcggtaatatatttttcatctcttaagtcaccattcaattttcatcccttggactcttctaccaatattttaatatatagcttacaactgttttaatttgtatcttattcatattttcctaacttaccattacgaatgttagaaacaaatattttcatcccctAATGCTCAATCATGTGTTTAATGTGAGAATAGATTACCATTTGCTTTTccggttgaatgtgagaatagattttttcatatcttatatgtgcaatttctctttccattatcttgcctcttcatcttttgtgcatcgggttctaaaaccatgatttgttgtagttattttattttttgcaaaaattaactttttgcataacaaataaaattaagataatttgacattttttgtttattgcagatcatacattcaacttttgtgttgcaca
This genomic interval from Trifolium pratense cultivar HEN17-A07 linkage group LG6, ARS_RC_1.1, whole genome shotgun sequence contains the following:
- the LOC123890814 gene encoding probable protein S-acyltransferase 4 isoform X1, which codes for MIGNRYPQSTGSSPYGGGTHNMKPRRLYQVWRGGNKFLCGGRLVFGPDVASLFLTTFLIAAPAFTFCVKMYLKFKNEKATGHSFWWPVMVGGLVLTFLDFLFLLLTSGRDPGIIPRNSTPPEYEDAFNIPTPSMEWINGSTPHLKLPRTKDVMVNGHTVKVKFCDTCLLYRPPRTSHCSICDNCIQRFDHHCPWVGQCIGRRNYRHFFMFISTSTILCLYVFVFSWINLSESGVLEALSHDYVSDLLIIYCFIAVWFVGGLTAFHFYLVCTNQTTYENFRYQYDKKGNPYNKGSLKNIRETLCSSIPPSRNNFRSFVQLDDHMTVGSMTPNNVHGILTPKEKIDVEMGSRGTDDRGYPIPELLRNFDFNSFEDDMKFEDMEGQTSFDPYYSIDEDIKDSSRTSVATVLNFPNITIEEATEESVHSYHAHFEVREPSERHITIEEVREPSDDRNDSR
- the LOC123890814 gene encoding probable protein S-acyltransferase 4 isoform X2 translates to MKFLCGGRLVFGPDVASLFLTTFLIAAPAFTFCVKMYLKFKNEKATGHSFWWPVMVGGLVLTFLDFLFLLLTSGRDPGIIPRNSTPPEYEDAFNIPTPSMEWINGSTPHLKLPRTKDVMVNGHTVKVKFCDTCLLYRPPRTSHCSICDNCIQRFDHHCPWVGQCIGRRNYRHFFMFISTSTILCLYVFVFSWINLSESGVLEALSHDYVSDLLIIYCFIAVWFVGGLTAFHFYLVCTNQTTYENFRYQYDKKGNPYNKGSLKNIRETLCSSIPPSRNNFRSFVQLDDHMTVGSMTPNNVHGILTPKEKIDVEMGSRGTDDRGYPIPELLRNFDFNSFEDDMKFEDMEGQTSFDPYYSIDEDIKDSSRTSVATVLNFPNITIEEATEESVHSYHAHFEVREPSERHITIEEVREPSDDRNDSR